The following coding sequences are from one Rhipicephalus microplus isolate Deutch F79 chromosome 3, USDA_Rmic, whole genome shotgun sequence window:
- the LOC142804215 gene encoding uncharacterized protein LOC142804215: MNTFHSSANEETNTFAQLDLSGKLIIKAQLGDDIRRIPIHNEDITYDELILMMQRVFRGKISSNDEVTVKYKDEDGDLITIFHSSDLSFAIQCSRILKLTIFVNQQPVPLEPDEIKHFRKEPQEIRNVVNRLLDRFEPRHSVSNNSEPEDSVGSAPQKATNAVAPKEFDPLASKQAGGDEPSAQIKPKGKNGRVGTPDSISSLDAAAATQQQLHAMQQHQMQQQQHHYPQHTGQTGVGYMGQPGSQQPYAPQGHPPPQQQQQQPLPPAQQQPVVPGGYAGAPMPTARPGPTPTPGMPGQPPQGPYGQAAFPQASVGQRMPHGQPFPPGAAPTGAQGPPQPGPPQQSMPQGPPPQPAQPQPPFGGAPPVSQAYPGYPPHATLSSQAGPYHSNPNPPFLLRPLRNSQCRPPETHWFPMVTTR; the protein is encoded by the coding sequence ATGAACACCTTTCACTCCTCTGCGAATGAGGAAACGAACACGTTTGCTCAGTTGGATTTGAGCGGCAAACTGATCATCAAGGCGCAGCTGGGCGACGACATACGCCGCATTCCGATCCACAACGAAGACATTACCTACGATGAGCTGATTCTGATGATGCAGCGAGTGTTCCGAGGCAAGATTTCCTCTAACGACGAGGTCACGGTGAAGTACAAGGACGAAGATGGTGACCTGATCACTATTTTCCACAGCTCGGATTTGTCTTTTGCGATCCAGTGCAGCCGGATACTGAAGCTAACAATATTCGTGAACCAACAACCAGTTCCATTGGAACCGGATGAAATTAAGCATTTCAGGAAGGAGCCGCAGGAAATTAGGAATGTTGTAAACCGCCTGCTGGACAGATTCGAGCCCCGTCACTCtgtctccaacaactcggagccaGAGGACAGCGTGGGAAGTGCCCCACAGAAGGCCACAAATGCTGTAGCGCCGAAGGAGTTTGACCCGCTCGCTTCAAAGCAGGCGGGAGGCGACGAGCCCAGTGCACAGATAAAACCCAAAGGTAAAAACGGCCGGGTAGGCACTCCTGACAGCATCTCGAGCCTAGATGCGGCCGCCGCCACTCAGCAGCAACTTCACGCGATGCAACAGCAccaaatgcagcagcagcagcatcactACCCTCAGCACACTGGGCAGACCGGAGTCGGATACATGGGTCAACCAGGATCTCAACAGCCTTACGCACCTCAAGGACATCCTCCaccacaacagcagcagcagcagccactaCCTCCTGCACAGCAGCAACCGGTAGTTCCTGGTGGATATGCAGGTGCACCGATGCCGACAGCCAGGCCTGGCCCCACCCCAACTCCTGGGATGCCCGGCCAGCCACCTCAGGGGCCCTACGGTCAGGCTGCATTTCCTCAGGCATCGGTCGGCCAGAGGATGCCACATGGGCAGCCCTTTCCGCCAGGCGCTGCCCCCACCGGGGCACAGGGACCACCGCAACCCGGCCCTCCCCAACAGAGCATGCCCCAGGGCCCCCCTCCACAGCCCGCACAACCACAGCCTCCATTTGGTGGCGCCCCGCCCGTGTCACAGGCCTACCCAGGCTACCCCCCTCATGCCACCCTCTCCTCGCAAGCTGGCCCCTACCACTCGAATCCCAACCCTCCCTTccttcttcgtccactgcgcaactcccagtgtcgcccaccagagacccactggttcccgatggtcactacacgttga
- the LOC142802676 gene encoding uncharacterized protein LOC142802676, producing the protein MRVNSSGAENTTGTAHLENTIIYQCQAWNIYNLLLDLWRPYINSWLEHAPQPEAGAYELRETPSYSQALRRDSSDATCRGGKEKNMNPAAPETVAARSPGQHTPSRPPSPSAQLPSRLPRLSSTPTTHTPETVTKGNPGQQQRPAVPKSTATSGQSKPPARKNQQPTSSTNKQQPPAANSRRLQASSSREAQRDGAPTQTRLILSRKPVAAAASRKEQAPLKLPKLTLTRTGKSLCGIENHCKECLISTLCCSFITEDEGDHSRGTSCCALCL; encoded by the exons ATGCGGGTCAACTCCTCCGGGGCGGAAAATACCACCGGCACGGCGCATCTGGAGAACACCATCATATACCAGTGCCAGG CCTGGAACATCTACAACCTGCTCCTCGACCTATGGCGGCCATACATCAACAGCTGGCTGGAACACGcaccacaaccagaggcgggGGCGTACGAGCTTCGGGAGACGCCATCCTATTCCCAAGCACTGCGGCGTGACTCTTCCGATGCCACCTGTCGAGGCGGCAAAGAGAAGAATATGAACCCAGCTGCCCCAGAAACAGTTGCTGCCCGTTCTCCAGGCCAGCATACCCCGTCGAGACCCCCCTCACCGAGTGCACAACTGCCATCACGCTTGCCACGGCTGTCGTCGACGCCTACAACACACACCCCGGAAACGGTGACGAAGGGTAATCCGGGCCAACAACAACGGCCAGCTGTACCAAAATCAACAGCAACGAGCGGCCAGAGTAAACCACccgcaaggaaaaatcagcagccaacatcatcaacgaacaagcagcaaccaccagcagccaacagcaggcgtctacaggccagctcgtcacgggaggcacaacgggatggagctccaacccaaaccag gttgatcTTAAGCAGAAAACCAGTAGCGGCAGCAGcctccagaaaagagcaagcacccctCAAGCTTCCCAAGCTAACTTTAACACGAACAGgaaagtcactgtgtggcatcgaaaaccattgcaaggagtgccttatcagcacactgtgctgctctttcatcacgGAAGACGAAggtgaccactccagaggaacttcatgctgtgcact